One Brassica napus cultivar Da-Ae chromosome C4, Da-Ae, whole genome shotgun sequence genomic region harbors:
- the LOC106426562 gene encoding expansin-A22-like: protein MKLNFEKMMYVKVLMMVIAIWFVPMTYSNGAEAPAGDVAEAPGTDTFNNDWYDARATFYGDIHGGDTQMGACGYGDLFKQGYGLATAALSPALFNDGYTCGACYEIMCTRDPQWCLPGSIKITATNLCPANYTKTTDIWCNPPQKHFDLSMPMFLKIAKYKAGVVPVRYRRVPCTKNGGVKFETSGNPYFLMILPYNVGGAGDINAMQIKGSTTGWINMRKNWGQHWTTNIVLTGQGLSFMVRTSDGVVKQFMNVAPNNWGFQQTFDGRINF, encoded by the exons ATGAAACTCAACTTCGAAAAAATGATGTATGTAAAAGTTCTGATGATGGTAATAGCGATATGGTTCGTGCCCATGACCTACAGTAATGGAGCCGAAGCACCCGCTGGTGATGTAGCCGAGGCACCCGGAACCGACACATTCAACAATGATTGGTATGACGCACGAGCCACATTTTACGGTGACATCCATGGTGGAGACACTCAAA TGGGAGCTTGTGGATACGGTGATCTATTTAAACAAGGCTATGGTCTAGCCACGGCCGCGTTGAGCCCGGCGCTCTTCAACGACGGCTACACGTGCGGGGCTTGTTACGAGATCATGTGCACGCGTGATCCACAATGGTGTTTGCCCGGATCCATTAAAATCACAGCTACAAATTTATGTCCAGCAAATTACACCAAGACGACAGACATATGGTGCAACCCACCACAAAAACATTTTGATCTCTCAATGCCAATGTTCCTCAAGATCGCCAAGTACAAAGCTGGGGTTGTCCCGGTTAGATACAGACGTGTTCCCTGTACGAAAAACGGTGGTGTCAAATTCGAAACCAGCGGAAACCCTTATTTCTTAATGATCTTGCCGTACAATGTAGGAGGAGCCGGAGATATTAATGCCATGCAGATTAAAGGAAGCACGACCGGATGGATAAACATGAGAAAGAATTGGGGACAGCACTGGACCACCAATATTGTGTTGACCGGACAAGGTTTATCATTCATGGTTAGAACAAGTGATGGGGTTGTTAAGCAATTTATGAATGTTGCACCAAATAATTGGGGATTtcaacagacatttgatggaagGATTAACTTTTAG